Below is a window of Ignavibacteriales bacterium DNA.
CCAAAGAAAAAAATCTAAAGTATCTTACACTTGAACAAAATAGTTTAGGAGGCACAGTTTTTTCTTTCCCTAGAAAGAAAATTGTAATGACCTCTCCAATGCATTTGCCGCTTTATGGTAAAGTTAAATTCACTGAAACTTCTAAACCGGAATTGTTGGAATTATGGAATGAAGTTTTACAGAAAAATAAAATTACTATTAGGGAAAACCAAAAGGTTGTTTCGATAGAAAAATTTGATGATCATTTCTTGGTTAAAACATTAGATGATACATTTACAACAAATTCAATTTTGTTGGCAATTGGCAGAAGAGGATCACCAAGAAAATTAGGTGTTCTTGGGGAACAACTAGAAAAAGTTGCTTACCGATTAATTGAACCTGAATTAATTAATAATCAAAATGTTTTAATAGTAGGAGGTGGAGATTCTGCTATTGAGGCTGTATTATCATTGCTTGAAGACAAAAGTAATAAAGTAACATTATCATATCGAGGCGATTCCTTCGCACGGATTAAACCCAGAAATTCTGAAAATATCAATAAAGCTGAAAAAAATAGTCAGGTAGAAATACTTTATAGTTCTCAAGTTGTTGAGATTAAAGATAAATCTGTAATGTTCAGTTTTATTAAAGACGGCATAATGTTTGAGAAAGAAGTAATTAACGATTTGGTCTACATTTTTGCAGGCGGCGAATTACCTAATGAATTTTTAGAAAAAGCCGGAATAAGAATAACCAAAAAGTTTGGTGAGGTAATATTAAAACATTAAAGAAAATATTGTTTTTGTTTTTACTGGTAATATTTACCTTACCTGTAGATGCACAGGTTTCGCCGGGCGATCTTACTAAACCGCATGCCTATTTAGAAGGTATGAGTAATTGTACTAAATGCCATCATATCGGAGGGCAAGTTCGTAATCAGGAATGTCTTACTTGCCATACTGAAATTACCAAACTGCAAAATGAAAAAAGAGGTTACCATTATTTTAGTGAGGCTGCAAAAAAGAATTGCTTCGATTGCCACAGTGAACATCACGGCAGAAATTTTAGAATAGTAAATCTCAACGAGAAGAATTTTGATCACACTAAAACGGGTTTTGTCCTAACCGGCAAACATTCTAAAATAAATTGTGCCGATTGCCATAAATCAGAATTCATAAAAGATAATAAAACTACAAAGCGTGCCGGAACTTTTATGGGATTGCGATCAGTATGCCTGGATTGCCATCAAGATGAACATCAATCAACTCTTGGCAACAAATGTGAGAACTGTCACTCATCTGAAAATTTTAAGCCGGCATCAAAGTTTAAACACGATACTGCTAAGTACACATTAAACGGATCTCATGTTAAAGTTGAATGCATTAAATGTCATCCGGCAGAAATGAAGAACGGAAAAAAGTTCCAGAGATTTAAAGGCCTTGTGTTTGAGTCATGTAATTCCTGTCATCAAGATTTTCATAAAGGGAAATTTGGTAATAAGTGCGAAAGCTGTCATATAACCGAATCATTCCGCACAATAAAAAATTTAGAAAAATTTGATCACGGAAAAACAAATTATCCTCTAATTGGTAAACATGTCTCTGTAAAATGTGTTGATTGCCATAAAGGGGGATTAAATGTTAAACCTAAATATGAAAAATGCATTAGCTGTCATAATGATTATCATATCGGTGAATTCAATAAAAACGGTTCAGTAACAGATTGTTCTGTTTGCCATGATATAAATGGATTTGAGAATACATCCTTTTCTATCGAAAATCATTCTAGGACCAAATTCAATTTATCAGGAAGTCATCTTGCTATTCCGTGTATAACATGTCATAAGAAAAATACTAAATGGGAATTTAGACTAGACGGAAATGCTTGTGTGAATTGTCATCAAAATTTTCATGGAAGTTCAATTACACTTCAAAACTATAAAGGGAATAATTGCGAGGCTTGTCACACTACAGAAAAATGGAATGTAGTAAATTTCGAACACAGGCTCACCGGATTTGAATTATTTGGCGTTCATAAAAAACAAGATTGCAGCAAATGCCATAGTAACAAAAATGAAAACACAAGTAAGATAATCTCATTTACTACCAAGTCAGATTGCGTCTTTTGTCATAAAGATGTTCATGTTGGACAGTTCATAAAAAATGGGATTGCAGATTGCCAAAGATGTCATCATTTTGATAATTGGAAACCGGATCTGTTTGATCACACCCAAACATCATTCCAATTAGAAGGAGCGCATCTAAAGCAACCTTGTTACAAATGTCACAAAACAATAGTTGATGAGAAAGGAAAGTATATCAAGTATAAACTTGGCGAGGTAAAATGCGCGGACTGTCATTCGTAATATTTTTAATAGTAACCGTTTCTTTGTGCAATGCACAATCTCCTCACGGAAATAAATTTAACCGTGATTGCCAGGATTGCCATACTAGTGATTCATGGAAAGTAAATCTTGCTAAAATTAATTTTAAGCATGAAGAAACCGGTTTTGCTCTTACCGGCCAGCACAAAATTGTTACTTGCCGAGCTTGTCATTCATCATTGGAATTCACTTCTAGTAAAAACAAATCTCAATGTTTTAATTGTCACGAAGATATTCATGAAAATTCTGTTGGGAAAAACTGCGTTAGATGTCATGATACACGAACATGGATCATAGAAAAAATTACTGATTTACATCGTATGTCTCGTTTCCCGTTAATAGGAAATCATACCAAAGCAAATTGCAATCAATGCCATCTATCTTCTTCCAAATTAAAATTTGATCCAATCGGCATAAATTGTTTCGATTGCCATTCAGTTAATTATTATGCAACTAAAAACCCGAATCATGTAAATGCAAATTTTTCAACAGATTGCCAGCAATGTCATAGCCTAATTTCTCCAGTGTGGTTAACAACATCTGTAATACATGATTTTTTTCCATTAACTGGATCTCACAACATTGCAAATTGTTTTGCATGTCATAATCAAACAAGTTATAAAGGATTAACTCAAGATTGTTATTCATGCCATAAGCAGAGGTATGAATCTGTAAGTTCTCCAAATCACGTTACACTAAATTTTCCAAAAGATTGTAAACAATGCCATACAACAAATGGCGGCTGGAAACCGGCGAGTTTTGCTAATCATGATTCATTCTATCCTTTAACTGGAGCTCATAATTTAATTAGAAATAATTGTTCTCAATGCCATTCAACCGGTTATAGTTCTCCGGCACGTCAGTGTGTAAATTGTCATCAGCAAAATTATAATGGTGCACCGAATCATCTATCACAGGGTTAC
It encodes the following:
- a CDS encoding NAD(P)-binding domain-containing protein, with translation MEVLIENIITYSIVAFLAIGIIYFQLRRNKKKSKIIQGKIEKAKELGFHEPVSLHPVVNLDICIGSAACIKACPEHDILGIVDGKAATINASRCVGHGACFHACPVGAITLLIGTEKRGVDLPHISQEFETNVKGIYIAGELGGMGLIKNAVAQGKQAVDNIAKNLKKSQKAKYDIVVVGAGPAGISATLAAKEKNLKYLTLEQNSLGGTVFSFPRKKIVMTSPMHLPLYGKVKFTETSKPELLELWNEVLQKNKITIRENQKVVSIEKFDDHFLVKTLDDTFTTNSILLAIGRRGSPRKLGVLGEQLEKVAYRLIEPELINNQNVLIVGGGDSAIEAVLSLLEDKSNKVTLSYRGDSFARIKPRNSENINKAEKNSQVEILYSSQVVEIKDKSVMFSFIKDGIMFEKEVINDLVYIFAGGELPNEFLEKAGIRITKKFGEVILKH
- a CDS encoding cytochrome C; the encoded protein is MFLFLLVIFTLPVDAQVSPGDLTKPHAYLEGMSNCTKCHHIGGQVRNQECLTCHTEITKLQNEKRGYHYFSEAAKKNCFDCHSEHHGRNFRIVNLNEKNFDHTKTGFVLTGKHSKINCADCHKSEFIKDNKTTKRAGTFMGLRSVCLDCHQDEHQSTLGNKCENCHSSENFKPASKFKHDTAKYTLNGSHVKVECIKCHPAEMKNGKKFQRFKGLVFESCNSCHQDFHKGKFGNKCESCHITESFRTIKNLEKFDHGKTNYPLIGKHVSVKCVDCHKGGLNVKPKYEKCISCHNDYHIGEFNKNGSVTDCSVCHDINGFENTSFSIENHSRTKFNLSGSHLAIPCITCHKKNTKWEFRLDGNACVNCHQNFHGSSITLQNYKGNNCEACHTTEKWNVVNFEHRLTGFELFGVHKKQDCSKCHSNKNENTSKIISFTTKSDCVFCHKDVHVGQFIKNGIADCQRCHHFDNWKPDLFDHTQTSFQLEGAHLKQPCYKCHKTIVDEKGKYIKYKLGEVKCADCHS
- a CDS encoding cytochrome c3 family protein, whose amino-acid sequence is MRGLSFVIFLIVTVSLCNAQSPHGNKFNRDCQDCHTSDSWKVNLAKINFKHEETGFALTGQHKIVTCRACHSSLEFTSSKNKSQCFNCHEDIHENSVGKNCVRCHDTRTWIIEKITDLHRMSRFPLIGNHTKANCNQCHLSSSKLKFDPIGINCFDCHSVNYYATKNPNHVNANFSTDCQQCHSLISPVWLTTSVIHDFFPLTGSHNIANCFACHNQTSYKGLTQDCYSCHKQRYESVSSPNHVTLNFPKDCKQCHTTNGGWKPASFANHDSFYPLTGAHNLIRNNCSQCHSTGYSSPARQCVNCHQQNYNGAPNHLSQGYPTDCSQCHTTTVWQGATFNHSSTNFPLVGAHTSVSCQLCHTNGYAGTPTTCISCHQSKFTTAPNHVAQNYPQDCKQCHSPVDWKQISFDHNTTRFPLVGSHVNVSCSSCHITKLTGTPTTCISCHQTNFNSALNHVAQGYPTDCAKCHTTVAWNAVTFN